A segment of the Parasynechococcus marenigrum WH 8102 genome:
GGCATTTCGCCCAGGTCCGCTTCCGGCCCGTGGACCAGCTCCAGCAGCTGATCAAGGCGGTCGGACCAGGTCGGATCCAGCAGCTCTCGTCGTTGCTCGGTCAGTGGAGCTGACTCCTGCAACAGGGCCAACTGGCGAAGGTCATGCTCCCGTTGCAAATGCTCCCGTCGCTGTTTGAGCCGCTGTTGGCGAATCTCATTCAAGGGGCGCGCCTGCAGGGTCCGATCCCGTCGCAGTCGAAACCAGATCTGAGGACCATTCAGCCAGCTCCAGACGGCCGCCAGCGCAATGAGATCAGGCCGTCCCACCAGCAGATCGGTCAGATCGCTCAGGGAGATGCAAGGGAGGGTGTCATCCGTGACATCACTCACCAGCAGCCACCAGGCCTCTGCACTGACCCTTGGTGACAGAACAATGGACTGCACCTGGTCCGGTGTGGGCAGCACAGAACGGCGAACCGAGTCGCTCAGCTCTCCGCAGGGAACAAGCTCCCGCAGTGGAATCTCCTGATCCCGTCGTTGTCCACCAAATGCCAAGACCGCCTTGCTGCCCTTGCAGGACAACAGGCGGCCGATGAGGGGCTGACCCTTGAGCAGAACGCCGACGATGGCGTCGGTCTGGAAATCACTTGCCAAGGCTGAAGCGATCAGCCCTCGGGATTCACGAAGGGCAGCAGGGCAACGATGCGTGCACGCTTCACCGCATTGGTGAGATCACGCTGCTGTTTGGCAGTGAGACCCGTCAGTCGGCGGGGAAGGATCTTGCCGCGTTCAGTGATGAACTTCTTGAGCAGATCCACATCCTTGTAATCGATGGGATCGCCAGGCTTGATCGGAGAAAGGCGCTTCTTGAAGAAGGAGCTGGACATGGGTCAGGAACGGTTGGAAGAGAATCGAAACTGCAAGATCACTTGATCTCCTTGTGGGGAGTCATCTTGTTGCAGTGGGGACAGAACTTCTTGATCTCCAGCCGTTCGGTGGTGTTCCGGCGGTTCTTCTCGGTCGTGTAGCGGGACACGCCGGGTGAACGCTTGGCGGGATTGGACCGGCATTCGGTGCACTCGAGAGTGATCACGATCCGGACGCCCTTGTTCTTGGCCATAAAGGACGTTGCGCCGCAGTGCGAAGCGATTGACAAACAAAAAGCTTACCTGTCGACGAATCTTGGAAGAACGATCTGCACTTCCTAAGATCACGCGCCGTCCACGCTGGCTTCATGCGGGTCTCCCTCTCTTGGCTCAAGCAACTGGTTCAGGTGACGGACTCGGTCGAAGCGTTGGCCCATCGTCTGTCGATGGCGGGATTCGAGGAGGAAGAGATTGAGGATCTCAGCGCCCGGGCCAAGGGCGTCGTCGTGGGTTTCGTCAAAGATCGGGAGAAACATCCCAACGCCGACAAGCTCAGCGTCTGTCAGGTGGATATCGGTTCCGAGGAATCGATTCAGATCGTCTGCGGCGCCAAGAATGTCCGGGCGGGTCTGCATGTGCCGGTCGCCATGGTGGGCGCGGAGTTGCCGGCTGTGAATCTCACGATCAAATCGGGGGAACTCCGGGGGGTGAGCAGCAACGGGATGATCTGCTCCCTGTCTGAACTGGGGCTGGCGACGGAGTCCGATGGCATCGCTGAACTCGATGCACTGACCGACGAGCTTCCGGCCCTTGGTGCGCCGGTTGCTCCGATGCTCGGCCTTGATGACACGGTTCTCGAGCTGGCGATCACCGCCAACCGTCCGGATGGTCTGTCGATGGTCGGGATCGCCCGGGAGGTGGCCGCCCTGACGGGTTCTGCACTCACGCTTCCGGTTCTGACCCTTAAGCCTGCCCATGAACTCCTGCAGGCATCTGCCGCCAGTGCTGAGGCCATGCAGGCCGGTGGCCTTTACGGCATCACGCTGATCGAAGGCGTTGACGGCTCCCAGGTTTCTCCGACTTGGGTGCAACAGCGTCTGGAACGGGCCGGGATCAATCGTGTGAATGCCGTTGTGGACATCACCAACGTGGTGATGTTGGAGCAGGGACAACCCCTGCATGCCTTTGATGCCGATGCCCTCGAACAACTCACCGGCAAGCCGGTGAATGCAGCCAGTTTCGGCTTGCGACAGGCCCGCGAGGGTGAAGCTTTCATCGGCCTGGATGGCAGGGAGTTGAGCCTCGTTGCCCGTGCCCAGGTGGTGACCTGTCACGACCTGCCGATCGCTCTGGCCGGTGTCATGGGGAGCAAGGCCAGTGGTGTGACAGCCGCAACGGGGCGGATTTGGCTGGAGTCCGCCATGTTCAGCCCTGCTGCTGTCCGCACGACGGCCCGCTCCGTTGGACTGCGTACGGATGCCAGTGCTCGATTTGAGAAGGGTTTGCCGAAGGAGATGACCCTGGCCTGTTCAATCCGTGCTCTGGAGCTGCTGAAAGAGCTGTTTCCCTGTGAAGCCAAGGGCCTCTGGGTCTGTGGTGACAGCGCTGCTGACGCCAGTTCCGTGTTGTTGCGCCGTAACGCCCTGCATCAGTTGCTGGGACCCATCGAGGATGAGGAGGGCAGTTCCGACCTGGCTGATGCTGTAGTCGAGCAATGTCTGACGGCCCTCGGTTCTGAACTCAGCCCTAGCGATGAGGGATGGAATGTCATTGCTCCCCCTTCGCGACGGCTCGACCTGGCCCGCGAGATCGATCTGATTGAAGAGGTCGCACGCCTCGTGGGATTTGATCGCTTCGGCGCCCATCTGCCGGATCCCTTGGCCCCAGGAGCGCTGACGCCGGCACAGCAGGCGGAACGCCGTCTCCGAACGCTCTTCTGCGGTGCCGGTCTGCAGGAGATCACAACACTGTCGTTGGTGAGTGCCAGCGATAGCGATCCACGCATCGCTATCAGCAATCCTCTGCTGGCCGAAACCAGTCATCTGCGGACAAACCTCTGGGAAGAGCACCTTGCGGTTTGTGTCCGCAACCTGAAGGCCTCCCAGCCCGGATGCTGGATTTTTGAACTGGGCACCACCTACGCCGGAAGCGCTGATGCGGTGGAGGAGTCGAGGCTTCTTTCCGGAGTGATCTGCGGTGAGCAACGCCTGGAGCGTTGGACCACCAGCGGCAAACCGGCACCTCCCGATTACTACGCCGCTCGTGGACGACTGACGGAGGTGATGCAGGCCTTGAAGCTCGATGTGTCCGACCGACGTCTCACTGACGACTCCCGTCTCCATCCCGGTCGGGCGGCCACCCTTGTGCTGGAGGGACGTCCCCTCGGCTGCTTCGGCCAATTGCACCCGGAATTGGCGGCATCTCAAAACCTCCCGGAGGCCACCTTTCTGTTCGAACTGGATCTGACCCGTTTGGTGGAGTCGGCCACCCGTCGGAACCGCTGGGTTCCAGCCTTCAAGGCCTTCCCAACCGTTCCGGCTAGTGAACGTGATCTGGCGGTGGTGGTGGATCGTTCGCAGGCCGCTTCAGACCTGATGCAGTCGATCCGGAAGGCGGGTAAGCCATTACTCGAAGCCGTTACGTTGATCGACCGGTTCGAGGGTGACCAACTCGGCGAGAACAAGGCCAGCCAGGCCTTCCGCCTTCGTTACCGGCACCAGTCGGAGACCCTGACCGATGACCAGGTGCAACCGGTCCATGACAAGGTCCGCAATGCCCTCGTGAAACAGCACGGTGCCGAGCTCAGGAGCTGACTCGGCGCAGAAACGCCAGATTCTCCAGATGGGTGGTCTGGGGAAAGAAATCAACCGGCTGGAGCTGCTCCAACCGGTAAGGGCCCTCCGGTTGGAGCAACCGTTTCAGATCCCTGGCCTGGGTTGCCATGTCGCAACTGAGGTAGGCCAACAGGCCTGGTGGATCACTCAGGATTGCCTCAATCACGCTGCTCTCAAGACCTCGCCGTGGTGGATCGACCACCAGTGCTGAACATGTCGCCAGCGTTTCCTTAAGCAAATTGGCCACATCACCGGCCTGGAACTCGGTCCGCGCCCCCAGACCGTTGGCATCGGCATTGCTGCGAGCTTGATCGATGGAGTCGGGGTTGATCTCAAGGCCCACGACGT
Coding sequences within it:
- the rpsR gene encoding 30S ribosomal protein S18 → MSSSFFKKRLSPIKPGDPIDYKDVDLLKKFITERGKILPRRLTGLTAKQQRDLTNAVKRARIVALLPFVNPEG
- the rpmG gene encoding 50S ribosomal protein L33 — translated: MAKNKGVRIVITLECTECRSNPAKRSPGVSRYTTEKNRRNTTERLEIKKFCPHCNKMTPHKEIK
- the pheT gene encoding phenylalanine--tRNA ligase subunit beta; its protein translation is MRVSLSWLKQLVQVTDSVEALAHRLSMAGFEEEEIEDLSARAKGVVVGFVKDREKHPNADKLSVCQVDIGSEESIQIVCGAKNVRAGLHVPVAMVGAELPAVNLTIKSGELRGVSSNGMICSLSELGLATESDGIAELDALTDELPALGAPVAPMLGLDDTVLELAITANRPDGLSMVGIAREVAALTGSALTLPVLTLKPAHELLQASAASAEAMQAGGLYGITLIEGVDGSQVSPTWVQQRLERAGINRVNAVVDITNVVMLEQGQPLHAFDADALEQLTGKPVNAASFGLRQAREGEAFIGLDGRELSLVARAQVVTCHDLPIALAGVMGSKASGVTAATGRIWLESAMFSPAAVRTTARSVGLRTDASARFEKGLPKEMTLACSIRALELLKELFPCEAKGLWVCGDSAADASSVLLRRNALHQLLGPIEDEEGSSDLADAVVEQCLTALGSELSPSDEGWNVIAPPSRRLDLAREIDLIEEVARLVGFDRFGAHLPDPLAPGALTPAQQAERRLRTLFCGAGLQEITTLSLVSASDSDPRIAISNPLLAETSHLRTNLWEEHLAVCVRNLKASQPGCWIFELGTTYAGSADAVEESRLLSGVICGEQRLERWTTSGKPAPPDYYAARGRLTEVMQALKLDVSDRRLTDDSRLHPGRAATLVLEGRPLGCFGQLHPELAASQNLPEATFLFELDLTRLVESATRRNRWVPAFKAFPTVPASERDLAVVVDRSQAASDLMQSIRKAGKPLLEAVTLIDRFEGDQLGENKASQAFRLRYRHQSETLTDDQVQPVHDKVRNALVKQHGAELRS